ATCGAAGAAAAAAATACCCCATCGCTTTGCCGCAAAATACTCACCAATTTTCGGTACGATGCGCGATCGCAGGTCTTGTTCATCCTTGAGGTGGTTGATGGCTTCAAATAAAAGCTGCAAGGAACTGGTCATTGTCGCGATGGCAAAAAGTGTACTTGATCGAGGACTGGGCGCAGGAAACTGCCTCTTTTAATCTTAGCTGTAGTGCTAATGACAGGAGAAAACCGATGTCCCAATATGCTCACCCTGAAGTTTTGGTCGATACGCAATGGCTGATGGATCACCTCAACGATCCGATGGTGCCTGTGGTTGAAGTCGATATGAGTCCAGAACCCTACAAAGATGCTCATATTCCTGGTGCAATTTTCTGGAATATCTTTGCGGATCTACTTATGCCCGACCTCCGCATGAATCTAGAGCAAGTTGCCATTGAGAAACTGATGTCGCGATCGGGAATTTCTCAGGAAACGACTGTGATTGTCTATGGCAGTTACCCCGGCACAGGAGCCTGGATATTTTGGCTTTTGCAACTTTTTGGACATGAGAGAGTGTATGTCCTCAATGGTGGACATCAGAAATGGGTGGCGGAAGGTCGTCCAGTGACATCAGAGTTGTCAAGCTTCGCACCTACTCAGTACCATGCAATATCTTTTGATCCCAATTTGCGAGTTCTACAGGCAGAGGTTCAGACATCTCTGGGGCGCTCGGATTGCGTGTTGTTAGATGTCCGTACTCTTCAAGAGTACCGTGGCGAAGTATTTATGATCAAGCCACCAGAAGGGTCGGAACGTGGGGGACATATCCCAGGTGCTGTGCATCTTGAGCATACTCTCACGCTGAATGAAGATGGCACGTTTAAGTCAGTAGAAGAGTTACGCACTCTCTATGGCAGCCGAGGCATTACAGCTGATAAAGAAGTATTTCCTTACTGTGCCATTGGTGGACGATCTGCATATATCTGGTTTGTTTTGAAGTATTTACTCGGCTATCCCAACGTGCGAAATTATGATGGATCGTGGAATGAGTGGAGCCGTCTACCTCATGCACTGATTGATCAAGGTTAAATCATTTCAGCCTATGATATTGGAAGTGGCAATTCTTGATATTAAACCTGGTTCGGCTGAAGAGTTTGAAGCTGCATTCAAAACAGCCTCAAAGATTATTGCTTCTATGTCGGGCTATGTCTCCCATGAACTTCAACGATGTCTAGAGACTACAAATCGTTATATTCTGCTTGTACGCTGGCAGCAATTAGAAGACCATACGGTTGGATTTCGACAATCGTCAAAATATCAAGAGTGGCGATCGCTACTGCACCACTTCTATGATCCATTTCCGACTGTGGAGCATTATGAAAGCGTTTTATTTAACTCTGGATCTGAGTGAGAATCCATTGACCTCAAAGATCATTATGTTAAAGAATTTGGGATAAAAACTTGCGGGTACGTTCCTGCTGGGGATTTTGGAAAAACTCTAAGGGTGTGGCTACTTCTACAATGACACCTCCATCCATGAGAATAACTCGGTCAGCTACCTCCCTGGCAAACCCGACTTCGTGAGTGACAACCACCATCGTCATTCCATCCGCAGCAAGAGTCTTAATGACATCCAATACTTCACGTACCATCTCTGGATCGAGAGCAGAGGTTGGTTCATCGAATAGCATAACTTTGGGTTGCATTGCCAAAGCCCGGGCGATCGCTACCCGTTGCTGCTGTCCTCCTGAAAGTTGTCCTGGATATTTGTGTGCTTGTTCCAAGATTCCCACTCGTTCTAATAACTGCATCGCCGCTTCTTCAGCTTTAATGCGCGATCGCTTACGCACCCAAATTGGCGCTAAAGTAATATTCTGTAGCACTGTCAAATGTGGAAATAAGTTGAACTGCTGAAACACCATCCCCACTTCCCGCCGAATTGCTTCGATATTACGTAAATCATCTGTTAAAGCAATTCCATCTATTTCTATACGTCCTTTTTGATAGTCTTCTAAGGCGTTAAAAGTGCGAATAAAAGTCGATTTGCCGGAACCAGAAGGACCCATAATCACCACTACTTCTCCCCGGTTTACTGTCAGGCTGACACCCTGCAAAACGTGAAATTTGCCATACCATTTATGTACATCTTGGGCAACAATAATTGGCTCTTTTATATTCATAAAAAGTTTTAAACCTTCTTTGTAAAACCTTCTGCCTTCTTTTTACCTTTGCCCAATTCCCAACTGCTTTTCTAATCGTCTAGAAGTTAAGGACATTGCATAACAAAATATCCAGTAAAGTAAACCAACAAATAAATAAACTTCAGCATAACGATTCAGAAATTGTGGTTGTGCCAGAATTGAACGGGAAATACCAGTTAATTCTAATAATCCTACAATTGATAATAAGGAAGTATCTTTAAACAAACCAATAAATTGTCCAACCAAAGCCGGAATCACTGCTCGTAAAGCTTGTGGCAAAATAATAAGTAACATCATCAAAGGAGTATTTAATGCTAAGGCTCTAGCTGCTTCATATTGACCATGAGGAATTGATTGTAGTCCTCCACGCACATTTTCTGCTAAATAGGCAGCACTAAAAAGGGTTAAACCCGCAATACCTCTGATAACTCGATCTAAACGAAATTCTATTGGCAAAAATAACGGTAGCATTACCTGAGCTAAAAATAAAATACCAATCAGTGGCAATCCCCGCACAATTTCAATATAAAGAATAGAAAAATTTTTGATCACAAATAATTTACTTTGACGCCCCAATGCCAAGAGAACACCCAAAGGAAAAGAAAGCACTATACTGATGACAGCAGTGACGAGAGTCAGTAGTAAGCCATTCCATAAATTAGTATCTACAGGTTGTAATCCTAAACCACCCCCAATTAACCACAACACTACTGGAAATGATAGCGCCCATG
Above is a genomic segment from Fischerella sp. JS2 containing:
- a CDS encoding amino acid ABC transporter ATP-binding protein — encoded protein: MNIKEPIIVAQDVHKWYGKFHVLQGVSLTVNRGEVVVIMGPSGSGKSTFIRTFNALEDYQKGRIEIDGIALTDDLRNIEAIRREVGMVFQQFNLFPHLTVLQNITLAPIWVRKRSRIKAEEAAMQLLERVGILEQAHKYPGQLSGGQQQRVAIARALAMQPKVMLFDEPTSALDPEMVREVLDVIKTLAADGMTMVVVTHEVGFAREVADRVILMDGGVIVEVATPLEFFQNPQQERTRKFLSQIL
- a CDS encoding amino acid ABC transporter permease; protein product: MANQNIQKWVKKNLFNSWYNSFLTVVCILLVSSAITNIFNWIFKQAQWSVIQANLSLFLVGRYPAELYWRLWLVLAIILSLSFVSWVIFTQRLSSRFNTFLPVAWALSFPVVLWLIGGGLGLQPVDTNLWNGLLLTLVTAVISIVLSFPLGVLLALGRQSKLFVIKNFSILYIEIVRGLPLIGILFLAQVMLPLFLPIEFRLDRVIRGIAGLTLFSAAYLAENVRGGLQSIPHGQYEAARALALNTPLMMLLIILPQALRAVIPALVGQFIGLFKDTSLLSIVGLLELTGISRSILAQPQFLNRYAEVYLFVGLLYWIFCYAMSLTSRRLEKQLGIGQR
- a CDS encoding antibiotic biosynthesis monooxygenase, which codes for MILEVAILDIKPGSAEEFEAAFKTASKIIASMSGYVSHELQRCLETTNRYILLVRWQQLEDHTVGFRQSSKYQEWRSLLHHFYDPFPTVEHYESVLFNSGSE
- a CDS encoding sulfurtransferase — its product is MSQYAHPEVLVDTQWLMDHLNDPMVPVVEVDMSPEPYKDAHIPGAIFWNIFADLLMPDLRMNLEQVAIEKLMSRSGISQETTVIVYGSYPGTGAWIFWLLQLFGHERVYVLNGGHQKWVAEGRPVTSELSSFAPTQYHAISFDPNLRVLQAEVQTSLGRSDCVLLDVRTLQEYRGEVFMIKPPEGSERGGHIPGAVHLEHTLTLNEDGTFKSVEELRTLYGSRGITADKEVFPYCAIGGRSAYIWFVLKYLLGYPNVRNYDGSWNEWSRLPHALIDQG